Proteins from a genomic interval of Flammeovirgaceae bacterium SG7u.111:
- a CDS encoding transcriptional regulator, producing the protein MKDLINKLNKAFENRIRLGIMSVLVVSEKVDFNHLKETLDATDGNLASHISALEKKGYITVTKIFIGKKPNTSFEVTKEGKKAFTDHLDALEALLKMKNSM; encoded by the coding sequence GTGAAAGATCTGATAAATAAGCTGAACAAGGCTTTTGAAAATAGGATAAGGTTGGGAATAATGTCGGTACTGGTGGTGAGCGAAAAGGTGGATTTCAATCACCTAAAGGAAACATTGGACGCTACAGATGGCAACTTAGCCAGCCATATCAGTGCCCTTGAAAAAAAGGGCTATATCACCGTGACCAAAATCTTTATTGGCAAAAAACCAAATACTTCGTTTGAAGTGACAAAAGAGGGAAAAAAAGCCTTTACCGACCACCTAGACGCTTTGGAAGCCTTGCTCAAAATGAAAAATTCGATGTAG
- a CDS encoding XrtN system VIT domain-containing protein, with the protein MEQITEKEILQEGKVPSSSKLKFKWSPMSLAGIVMVLASLGFYYLSIKNNLEEASFFVNFVLVFSYFFIRIVFYYPHFKLKFWKHPASDKAFAYTLFLISCFALNEEMRVFSEFPAWLLGYTVLVQFALIIKSHRVEVPTIFDAVLVFLIGSGLVLHGYLAIYLIPIYPFSAILFFFIGLSLHSFVPLANFILLFKEGKNSVKKHNYMRTPLILGIASPIIILIWFLSSVGIIHQDIESVKKDYLISKQGLPEWMYIDQHITKNAWTNKAFELHLNTEINRSNDFLWIGFDRGKEHNPMVFISNLFLGKLGLDRNAAELISKSDHGNRHNFNRRLWRGTHLATSTIRTDVEVFPQHRLAYFQKTFTIENQNKNSWPREEEALYTFHLPEGAIGTSLSLWINGKEEKGALTTRHKADSAYSTIVGVERRDPALMHWQEGNRITVSVFPCTSKEARKFEVGFTMPMRLTDGQLVVDNIAFQGPNSTDAMEAVKLKIVGKMPEGSQMPNGFYEAEDGTFVKESTSKNEWIYQQPLLDISPATFAWGGYEYQAFAPQFRQMPTSIEQVYLDIDQSWDEDLWEEVWEGINHLEVFAFDGGELIKMNEENQEKLFRKLARKNYGLPALHLVSQPKSSLIISKSNSFSPLLEDMEGIDFAYKMNNFLNKDIPKIKLLDLGETPSPYVQSLNELGCFHYLRGDVDMLITTVDKQTYPQVELAENDTYIPQAQMVVRKSESYQQSAGTAPDHLMRVHAFGQLMKNLRASYFDKNQVTEEQIALAKEAYVVSPFSSLVSLESQEDYDRFDIDNSVNGLGNAAISNSGAVPEPHEWALIIIGLGFLAFMIWRRKMRLV; encoded by the coding sequence ATGGAACAGATCACAGAAAAGGAAATCTTGCAAGAAGGCAAAGTGCCAAGCTCTAGCAAACTCAAGTTTAAATGGTCACCAATGTCACTTGCCGGCATCGTCATGGTGCTGGCATCTTTAGGCTTTTATTATCTTTCTATCAAAAATAATCTTGAAGAGGCCTCTTTCTTTGTAAACTTTGTGCTAGTATTTTCCTATTTTTTCATCCGAATAGTTTTCTATTATCCCCACTTCAAATTAAAATTCTGGAAACATCCCGCCAGCGACAAAGCATTTGCCTACACCCTTTTCCTCATCAGTTGCTTTGCCCTCAATGAAGAAATGAGGGTATTCAGCGAGTTCCCAGCTTGGCTGCTTGGCTATACGGTTTTGGTTCAATTTGCCCTTATCATCAAAAGCCATCGCGTTGAAGTACCCACTATTTTCGATGCGGTGCTGGTTTTCCTCATTGGGTCGGGCTTGGTACTTCACGGGTATTTGGCAATTTACCTTATCCCAATTTATCCTTTTTCTGCCATACTTTTCTTCTTCATTGGGCTTTCGCTCCATTCCTTTGTTCCTCTTGCCAACTTTATTTTACTCTTTAAAGAAGGTAAAAACAGCGTGAAAAAACACAACTATATGCGTACCCCGCTCATCTTGGGCATAGCATCACCTATTATCATCCTTATATGGTTTTTAAGCTCTGTTGGGATTATCCACCAAGACATCGAGAGTGTAAAAAAGGACTACCTCATCAGCAAACAAGGCTTACCCGAATGGATGTATATTGACCAACATATCACCAAAAATGCTTGGACAAACAAGGCATTTGAACTTCACCTCAATACAGAAATCAACCGTTCGAATGATTTTCTTTGGATTGGATTTGACCGAGGCAAGGAACACAACCCAATGGTATTTATTAGCAACCTATTTTTGGGCAAACTCGGACTGGACAGAAATGCTGCAGAACTAATTTCCAAAAGCGACCACGGAAACCGCCACAACTTCAACCGCAGGCTGTGGCGGGGAACGCATTTGGCAACAAGCACTATCCGCACCGATGTAGAGGTGTTCCCCCAGCACCGCTTGGCGTATTTCCAAAAGACATTCACCATAGAAAACCAGAATAAAAACAGTTGGCCAAGAGAAGAAGAAGCGCTTTACACGTTCCATTTGCCCGAAGGGGCTATCGGCACTTCGCTTTCGTTGTGGATAAATGGAAAGGAAGAAAAAGGAGCGCTCACCACTCGCCACAAAGCCGATTCGGCATACAGCACCATCGTAGGCGTGGAGCGAAGAGACCCTGCGCTGATGCACTGGCAGGAAGGCAACCGCATCACCGTTTCGGTGTTCCCTTGTACCTCCAAGGAAGCCCGTAAATTTGAAGTTGGCTTCACCATGCCCATGCGGTTAACTGATGGACAGCTCGTAGTAGACAACATTGCTTTCCAAGGTCCAAATTCAACCGATGCCATGGAAGCTGTGAAGCTGAAAATAGTGGGTAAAATGCCCGAAGGCAGCCAGATGCCTAACGGGTTTTACGAAGCAGAGGACGGCACGTTCGTGAAAGAAAGTACTTCAAAAAACGAATGGATTTACCAGCAGCCTTTGCTAGACATTTCCCCTGCTACTTTCGCTTGGGGTGGGTACGAGTACCAAGCATTTGCACCGCAATTTAGGCAAATGCCTACCAGCATTGAGCAAGTGTATTTGGACATAGACCAAAGCTGGGACGAAGACCTGTGGGAAGAAGTTTGGGAAGGGATAAACCACTTGGAGGTATTTGCTTTCGATGGTGGTGAATTGATAAAAATGAATGAGGAAAACCAAGAAAAACTTTTCAGAAAGCTAGCTCGGAAAAACTACGGACTACCTGCTTTGCACCTCGTGAGCCAGCCCAAGTCGAGTTTGATCATCAGCAAATCCAATAGTTTTTCTCCATTGCTCGAAGACATGGAAGGCATCGACTTCGCTTATAAAATGAACAACTTTCTCAACAAAGATATACCAAAAATCAAGCTGCTCGACCTTGGGGAAACGCCCTCGCCTTATGTGCAATCGCTCAACGAATTGGGCTGCTTCCATTACCTCCGAGGGGATGTTGATATGTTGATAACTACTGTTGATAAGCAAACTTATCCACAGGTAGAATTGGCAGAAAATGACACCTATATCCCTCAGGCACAGATGGTAGTGAGAAAGTCGGAAAGTTATCAACAATCAGCTGGCACAGCGCCCGATCACCTCATGCGTGTCCATGCTTTTGGGCAGTTGATGAAAAACTTGAGGGCTAGTTATTTTGATAAGAACCAAGTGACCGAAGAGCAAATTGCCTTGGCAAAAGAAGCCTATGTGGTCTCGCCATTTTCAAGTTTGGTAAGCCTTGAAAGCCAAGAGGACTACGACCGCTTCGACATCGACAACTCGGTGAACGGGCTGGGCAACGCCGCCATCTCCAATTCAGGCGCAGTCCCTGAACCGCACGAATGGGCGCTCATTATCATCGGCTTGGGCTTCTTGGCATTTATGATTTGGAGAAGGAAAATGAGACTAGTTTAA